The DNA sequence AAAAGTACTCACCGAAGAAGCGATGCGCGTCCAGCTAGAAGACGGCGTGTTGCGCTTCGTTAACAAAAAAATTCCGCTTGCGAAAGCGGATGGGGAATATATTGGCATTTCCAAATTAGGTGCCGCTGAGTTAGACGCCCTCTACCGCCGCGCCGAAGAAATGATCGCCGCTGGCGATACGAACGCGTGGTACGAAAATGTGTATGAGGCGTGTGCTGAGCAAATCGACATTGTCGGCGTGGATACGGGGGACTACCGCTGGATCGAGATCGACGACTTTAACGATTTGGAAGAGGCACAGCAGCTAGCCACATCGCTCGTTCGCTCATAAGGGTTTGCGCATAAGGAGGGGATCGCTATGGCTCAGACGGTCGACATACCGACCCAACTAATTATCGAGCACGGGGCGATTGACCATTTACACCGGACAGACATTTACGGGTGGTTGGAAGGACGTAAAATTGCCCTTATCAGCGGCACCGGGGAGACGCGGAAATTTACGGAGCGCATTAAAGAGGCTGTCCTGCCGCAGGCGAAAGACGTGCAGTTGCTGCCGGCACAAGATAACGCGTTAGAGACGATTAACGCGATCGAACGGGAAGTGCTCGAAGCGGGCTCGGACATGATTATCGGCGTCGGCGGCGGCCGTGCACTCGACGTGGCCAAAGTGGTCGGTACGCGCTCCAACGTCACCGTCTTACTTATGCCGACCGCCGTGTCCAACGACGCCATTTGCTCGCCTGTCGCCGTCATCAAAATGTCGAAGCGGACGAGTATCGGCGTGCACATGCCGTCCGCGGTCATCGTCGATTTGGACGTACTCGCTTCGTCTCCGGAACGGCTCGTGCGGGCCGGCATCGGCGACTTGATCTCTAACCGGACAGCGCTGTACGACTGGGATTTGGCGCACCGCGCCGATCAAGGTAAAATGTACACGTTCGCCCGTCTAATGGCGAACAATGCGATCGAAGCGTTCATGAATACGATTAAAAGTGCGTCGTTAACAGAAACGGAGTTGTTGCGCGCGCTCACAGAATCGCTCGTCATGAGCGGGATCGCCATGTCCGTCGCAGGATCGAGTCGCCCGTGCAGCGGATCGGAGCACTTAATTAGCCATGCGTTAGACTATTATTGTGGCGGCAAGGCGCTCCACGGCGAACAAGTGGCGATCGGCGTACTCATTGCCGAATACTTGCAAGGGCGGCACCACTCGGAAGACAATTTGCGTCAGTATTACAAAAAGCTTGGCTTGCCGCTGCACTACGAACAACTCGGTTATACGCGAGAAGAGATGTGGGAGGCGATTCGCCGCGCCCCGACGATGCGCAACCGCTATACGATTTTAAACGAGTACGCCTTAACAGACGCACAAATTGAACAAATACTCACTGACGTTTTTCCGGACGAATCTCGCCTAAATTAGGGCAAGGAGTAAAACATGTTTAAAGAACTAGCAAAGTACAAAGAACTCGTATACTTTTTAGTGCACAAAGAGTTACGTATACGTTATCGCAACACGATTTTCGGGTTTTTCTGGACATTGCTTGAACCGTTAGGGCTCATGCTCATATATACCGTCGTTTTTTCG is a window from the Numidum massiliense genome containing:
- a CDS encoding iron-containing alcohol dehydrogenase family protein, which codes for MAQTVDIPTQLIIEHGAIDHLHRTDIYGWLEGRKIALISGTGETRKFTERIKEAVLPQAKDVQLLPAQDNALETINAIEREVLEAGSDMIIGVGGGRALDVAKVVGTRSNVTVLLMPTAVSNDAICSPVAVIKMSKRTSIGVHMPSAVIVDLDVLASSPERLVRAGIGDLISNRTALYDWDLAHRADQGKMYTFARLMANNAIEAFMNTIKSASLTETELLRALTESLVMSGIAMSVAGSSRPCSGSEHLISHALDYYCGGKALHGEQVAIGVLIAEYLQGRHHSEDNLRQYYKKLGLPLHYEQLGYTREEMWEAIRRAPTMRNRYTILNEYALTDAQIEQILTDVFPDESRLN